The following are encoded in a window of Parambassis ranga chromosome 15, fParRan2.1, whole genome shotgun sequence genomic DNA:
- the opn3 gene encoding opsin-3 isoform X2, translating into MNPANETRAHRSAEQQYMFAVGTYKLLAFTIGTIGLFGFCNNVMVIVLFCGWIWSQATCVWDGFSNSLFGIVSIMTLAALAYERYIRVVHAQVVDFPWAWRAIGHIWLYSLAWTGAPLLGWNRYTLEIHQLGCSLDWASKDPNDASFILFFLLACFFVPVGVMIYCYGNILYTVQMLRSIQDLQTVQIIKILRYEKKVAIMFFLMISCFLVCWTPYAIVSMLEAFGRKSMVSPTVAIIPSFFAKSSTAYNPLIYVFMSRKFRRCLLQLLCSRLSWLQRNLKERPLAPVERPIRPIVMSGGSCHGRNRPKKRVTFSSSSIVFIITGDDFRQLDVSSMGSGESTQVNVIQVRPL; encoded by the exons ATGAATCCTGCCAACGAAACCAGGGCGCACAGGAGCGCAGAGCAGCAGTACATGTTCGCAGTGGGCACCTACAAACTTCTGGCGTTCACCATCGGAACCATCGGACTGTTCGGCTTCTGCAACAACGTGATGGTCATCGTACTGTTCT GCGGATGGATCTGGAGCCAGGCGACGTGCGTGTGGGACGGCTTCAGCAACAGCTTGTTTG GCATTGTCTCCATCATGACTTTGGCAGCCCTGGCTTATGAGCGCTACATCCGGGTGGTCCATGCCCAGGTGGTGGACTTCCCCTGGGCATGGCGGGCCATTGGCCACATCTGGCTCTACTCTCTGGCCTGGACGGGGGCTCCTCTGCTCGGGTGGAACCGCTACACTCTAGAAATCCACCagctgggctgctctctggactggGCGTCCAAGGACCCAAACGAtgcctccttcatcctcttcttcctcctggcATGTTTCTTTGTGCCAGTCGGTGTCATGATCTACTGCTATGGGAACATCCTGTACACTGTGCAAATG CTGCGCTCCATCCAAGACCTCCAGACGGTCCAGATTATCAAGATCCTGCGCTACGAGAAGAAGGTTGCCATCATGTTTTTCTTGATGATTTCCTGCTTCCTGGTCTGCTGGACACCCTACGCCATCGTGTCCATGTTGGAGGCCTTCGGCAGGAAGAGTATGGTCTCTCCCACGGTGGCCATCATCCCCTCCTTCTTTGCCAAGTCCAGCACAGCGTACAACCCTCTCATCTATGTGTTCATGAGCAGAAAG TTCCGCCGttgtctgctgcagctgctctgttcGCGGCTCTCTTGGCTGCAGCGTAACCTCAAAGAGCGCCCCCTGGCTCCGGTGGAGCGCCCCATTCGGCCGATTGTGATGTCTGGTGGATCCTGCCACGGCCGAAACCGACCCAAGAAGAGGGTgaccttcagctcctcctccatcgtCTTCATCATCACCGGTGACGACTTCCGCCAGCTGGACGTGTCCTCCATGGGTAGCGGAGAATCCACGCAGGTGAACGTCATTCAAGTGAGGCCGCTGTGA
- the opn3 gene encoding opsin-3 isoform X1: MNPANETRAHRSAEQQYMFAVGTYKLLAFTIGTIGLFGFCNNVMVIVLFCKFKKLRTPTNLLLVNISVSDFLVSVIGINFTFVSCVKGGWIWSQATCVWDGFSNSLFGIVSIMTLAALAYERYIRVVHAQVVDFPWAWRAIGHIWLYSLAWTGAPLLGWNRYTLEIHQLGCSLDWASKDPNDASFILFFLLACFFVPVGVMIYCYGNILYTVQMLRSIQDLQTVQIIKILRYEKKVAIMFFLMISCFLVCWTPYAIVSMLEAFGRKSMVSPTVAIIPSFFAKSSTAYNPLIYVFMSRKFRRCLLQLLCSRLSWLQRNLKERPLAPVERPIRPIVMSGGSCHGRNRPKKRVTFSSSSIVFIITGDDFRQLDVSSMGSGESTQVNVIQVRPL; this comes from the exons ATGAATCCTGCCAACGAAACCAGGGCGCACAGGAGCGCAGAGCAGCAGTACATGTTCGCAGTGGGCACCTACAAACTTCTGGCGTTCACCATCGGAACCATCGGACTGTTCGGCTTCTGCAACAACGTGATGGTCATCGTACTGTTCTGTAAATTCAAGAAGCTGCGCACGCCCACCAATTTGTTGCTGGTCAACATCAGTGTGAGTGATTTTCTGGTGTCTGTCATCGGGATAAACTTTACATTTGTTTCGTGCGTCAAAGGCGGATGGATCTGGAGCCAGGCGACGTGCGTGTGGGACGGCTTCAGCAACAGCTTGTTTG GCATTGTCTCCATCATGACTTTGGCAGCCCTGGCTTATGAGCGCTACATCCGGGTGGTCCATGCCCAGGTGGTGGACTTCCCCTGGGCATGGCGGGCCATTGGCCACATCTGGCTCTACTCTCTGGCCTGGACGGGGGCTCCTCTGCTCGGGTGGAACCGCTACACTCTAGAAATCCACCagctgggctgctctctggactggGCGTCCAAGGACCCAAACGAtgcctccttcatcctcttcttcctcctggcATGTTTCTTTGTGCCAGTCGGTGTCATGATCTACTGCTATGGGAACATCCTGTACACTGTGCAAATG CTGCGCTCCATCCAAGACCTCCAGACGGTCCAGATTATCAAGATCCTGCGCTACGAGAAGAAGGTTGCCATCATGTTTTTCTTGATGATTTCCTGCTTCCTGGTCTGCTGGACACCCTACGCCATCGTGTCCATGTTGGAGGCCTTCGGCAGGAAGAGTATGGTCTCTCCCACGGTGGCCATCATCCCCTCCTTCTTTGCCAAGTCCAGCACAGCGTACAACCCTCTCATCTATGTGTTCATGAGCAGAAAG TTCCGCCGttgtctgctgcagctgctctgttcGCGGCTCTCTTGGCTGCAGCGTAACCTCAAAGAGCGCCCCCTGGCTCCGGTGGAGCGCCCCATTCGGCCGATTGTGATGTCTGGTGGATCCTGCCACGGCCGAAACCGACCCAAGAAGAGGGTgaccttcagctcctcctccatcgtCTTCATCATCACCGGTGACGACTTCCGCCAGCTGGACGTGTCCTCCATGGGTAGCGGAGAATCCACGCAGGTGAACGTCATTCAAGTGAGGCCGCTGTGA
- the kmo gene encoding kynurenine 3-monooxygenase, producing the protein MEESTRRPTKKKVVAVVGGGLVGALNACFFAKRGFNVEVYEIREDIRQAKVVKGRSINLALSHRGRQALKHVGMEEKIVSQGIPMHARMIHSLKGKQSPIPYGKKDQYILSVDRANLNKELLTAVEAFPNTKLNFDHKLQGWSAETGLMTFVRSDGSKEQINADLIVGCDGAFSALRKQFLRRSRFNYSQTYIPHGYMELTIPPLNGEFAMKPNYLHIWPRNTFMMIALPNMDKTFTCTLFMPFEDFEKITTGDEVITFFQKYFPDAIPLIGADTLKRDYFRLPAQAMVSVKCSSYHIGDKCVLMGDAAHAVVPFYGQGMNAGFEDCIVFDEIMELFNEDFSAVLPEYTRVRVPDDHAIADLAMYNYVEMRAHVNSKWFLFRKHVDNILHFLLPQTIIPLYTMVTFTRTRYHEAVERWHWQNKVINRGLFFCAAGAFFGSSYLLIKNPPDIDKLVVPAEKMWNRLVALRTS; encoded by the exons ATGGAGGAGTCAACTCGCAGACCGACCAAGAAGAAAGTTGTGGCGGTGGTGGGCGGTGGTTTG GTTGGCGCTCTGAACGCCTGCTTCTTTGCCAAAAGAGGATTTAATGTGGAAGTCTATGAGATCAGAGAAG ATATCCGACAGGCTAAAGTAGTGAAGGGGAGAAGCATCAACCTGGCCCTGTCCCACCGCGGCCGGCAGGCTCTGAAACATGTTGGAATGGAGGAGAAG ATCGTCTCCCAGGGAATCCCCATGCATGCAAGGATGATCCACTCACTGAAGGGGAAGCAGTCCCCGATTCCTTATGGCAAGAAAGACCAG TACATCCTGTCAGTCGACAGGGCCAATCTGAACAAAGAGCTGCTAACAG CGGTGGAGGCGTTTCCAAACACGAAGCTGAACTTCGACCACAAACTGCAGGGTTGGAGCGCTGAAACGGGGCTGATGACCTTTGTCAG GTCAGATGGGTCTAAGGAGCAGATCAATGCAGACCTGATTGTAGGCTGTGACGGAGCGTTCTCTGCCCTCCGCAAGCAGTTCCTTCGTCGCAGCCGCTTCAACTACAGCCAGACCTACATCCCTCACGGCTACATGGAGCTCACCATACCCCCCCTCAACGGAGAG TTTGCTATGAAGCCTAATTATCTGCACATCTGGCCACGAAACACATTCATGATGATCGCCCTGCCGAACATG GACAAGACATTCACCTGCACCCTCTTCATGCCCTTTGAAGACTTTGAGAAAATCACCACAGGAGATGAAGTCATCACGTTTTTCCAGAAATACTTCCCTGATGCCATACCACTAATAGGAGC CGATACTCTCAAGAGAGATTACTTCCGACTGCCGGCACAGGCCATGGTGTCTGTCAAATGCTCGTCGTACCACATTGGAGACAAATGCGTCCTTATGGGCGACGCAGCCCATGCGGTGGTGCCTTTCTACGGGCAGGGGATGAACGCT GGCTTTGAGGACTGCATTGTCTTTGATGAGATAATGGAGCTGTTTAATGAGGACTTTA GTGCGGTCCTGCCTGAGTACACCAGAGTGAGGGTTCCAGACGACCACGCCATCGCAGACCTGGCTATGTACAACTACGTTGAA ATGCGTGCGCATGTCAACTCCAAATGGTTCCTCTTCAGGAAACATGTGGATAAcatcctccacttcctcctgccACAGACTATAATTCCTCTTTACACAATG GTCACCTTCACCAGGACCAGATACCATGAAGCTGTGGAGCGCTGGCACTGGCAGAACAAA GTGATAAACCGCGGCCTGTTCTTCTGTGCTGCAGGAGCTTTTTTTGGAAGCTCCTACCTGCTCATTAAAAATCCTCCTGATATCGACAAGCTCGTCGTCCCTGCTGAGAAAATGTGGAACAGGCTGGTGGCCCTCAGGACATCCTGA